In a genomic window of Pelecanus crispus isolate bPelCri1 chromosome 1, bPelCri1.pri, whole genome shotgun sequence:
- the LOC142593332 gene encoding uncharacterized protein LOC142593332 produces the protein MKIKGKKNKTKAGIFGEEKGPSLRRRGHLGQSGLGPWPPCHTQGLARPARKSTGNLSPETGTTSEGQQGKQGQAGKAGRAQEGAAWRYLREQAASSMSEAEGVGTVPEQEREPQVTCSGGPSTGSEAKAKKSRSSRSSRAGLLFPVSRVDRQLRRGHFAERFGARAPVYLAAVLQWVTHETLDVAGKISKKSKQQRISPSHLQAAVQKSSVLKQLLQDGVPRRRGRALPPSQRVASPSRRKTTKSKKRRPTHRAAPARATAAVE, from the exons ATGAAAATCaaaggaaagaagaacaaaaccaaggcTGGTATCTTCGGGGAAGAGAAG GGCCCGAGCCTGCGCAGGAGAGGGCATCTCGGCCAAAGCGGGCTCGGTCCTTGGCCGCCCTGCCACACGCAAGGCTTGGCCAGGCCGGCAAGGAAAAGCACAGGCAACCTGAGCCCCGAGACAGGAACCACCAGCGAGGGCCAGCAAGGGAAGCAAGGACAGGcgggcaaggcaggcagggcacaggaAGGCGCAGCGTGGAGATACTTGCGGGAGCAAGCTGCGAGCAGCATGTCTGAGGCAGAGGGGGTCGGCACAGTGCCCGAGCAGGAGCGGGAGCCCCAAGTGACATGTTCTGGGGGCCCCTCCACAGGCAGCGAAGCAAAGGCCAAAAAGAGCCGCTCCTCCCGGTCCTCGCGGGCCGGGCTGCTCTTCCCTGTGAGCCGCGTAGACAGGCAGCTGCGCAGAGGCCACTTTGCTGAGCGCTTTGGAGCCAGGGCCCCCGTCTATCTGGCTGCGGTGCTGCAGTGGGTGACGCACGAGACCTTGGACGTGGCTGGCAAGATTTCCAAGAAGAGCAAGCAGCAGCGCATTTCTCCATCGCACTTGCAGGCGGCGGTGCAGAAGAGCTCTGTGCTCAAGCAGCTCCTGCAAGACGGCGTGCCCAGGCGCCGCGGCAGGGCTCTCCCCCCAAGCCAGCGCGTGGCCTCACCCTCCAGAAGGAAGACAACCAAGAGTAAGAAGAGGCGCCCCACGCACAGGGCTGCACCTGCCCGTGCCACTGCTGCTGTCGAGTGA
- the LOC104037751 gene encoding LOW QUALITY PROTEIN: olfactory receptor 10T2-like (The sequence of the model RefSeq protein was modified relative to this genomic sequence to represent the inferred CDS: substituted 2 bases at 2 genomic stop codons) encodes MMNETKVMEFILTGFSDFLDLQILLSFFFFFLTCLVTLTGNVLLRTIIRLHRHLHIPMYFFLSILSFSETCYTFAVIPRMLVNLITEEKSISFTGYAVXKFFFTGFGGTNCVLLTAVGYDXCVAICKHLHYRVLMTNRVRSQLVAFATVTGFTLSLMHTCFIVTLPFCGEKEINHFFWDMAPVIQAACTEDHGSETVISIFCVVVVFGSFLLILLSYVLIFNTILKIPSSGGKHKAFSTCVSHLTVVVALFGCISITYLRPKSAYSLEKDTLISVSYTVLTPLLNPGFSILRNKDVHIALQKGLGRKFCTRMR; translated from the coding sequence ATGATGAATGAAACCAAAGTGATGGAGTTCATCTTGACTggattttcagattttctagATCTTCAGattctgttgtctttttttttttttttcttgacttgcCTGGTCACCCTCACTGGAAATGTCCTGCTAAGGACAATTATCAGGCTCCATCGTCATCTTCATATCCCcatgtatttcttcctttccattctctctttttcagaaaCTTGCTATACATTTGCTGTCATTCCCAGGATGCTGGTAAATttaataacagaagaaaagtcCATTTCTTTTACTGGATATGCCGTTTAGAAGTTTTTCTTCACTGGCTTTGGAGGCACTAACTGTGTGCTTCTAACAGCAGTAGGGTATGACTGATGTGTGGCTATATGTAAACATTTACATTACAGAGTCCTCATGACCAACAGAGTCCGTAGTCAGCTAGTGGCCTTTGCAACGGTGACTGGCTTTACCTTGTCCCTGATGCATACCTGCTTTATAGTCACATTGCCTTTctgtggagaaaaggaaattaatcaCTTCTTCTGGGACATGGCTCCTGTCATTCAGGCAGCTTGCACAGAAGATCATGGAAGTGAGAcagtaatttctattttttgtgttgtggttGTGTTTGGCTCATTCTTGTTGATTCTTCTCTCGTACGTTTTGATCTTCAACACCATCCTCAAGATCCCCTCTAGTGGGGGGAAACATAAGGCCTTTTCCACTTGTGTCTCCCATCTCACTGTGGTTGTTGCATTGTTTGGGTGCATCTCCATCACCTATTTAAGGCCCAAATCTGCCTATTCCCTGGAGAAGGACACTCTGATTTCTGTTAGTTACACTGTGCTGACTCCCTTGCTGAACCCTGGGTTTTCTATCCTGAGGAACAAGGATGTGCACATAGCCCTTCAGAAGGGcctgggaagaaaattttgCACTCGGATGAGGTGA
- the LOC104029658 gene encoding LOW QUALITY PROTEIN: olfactory receptor 2A2-like (The sequence of the model RefSeq protein was modified relative to this genomic sequence to represent the inferred CDS: inserted 1 base in 1 codon; substituted 1 base at 1 genomic stop codon), with product MQNEMSVTEFILLGFSSNPALRHCLFGIFSVLYSATLMGNTLVFVLICLDYRLHSPRYFFFCYLSIMDICYASNNVPXMLRNLLGQGRIISFAGCGTXIRLYLIFALTQCVLLAVTSYNHFVAICHPFCYAVIMNWRVCLTLNAVSWAFGFLFGTLQASLALHLPFCSPCEVDHFFSEILAVLKLACIDTTANKVLIFAVCVCFLVFALALILTSYLHILSTILHISSAAGWNKTFSTCGFHLTVVGLFYGNAIFMYMGPGSGNSSGREKVLSLFHSLLSPSLNPLTYSLRNKQVKQALLKFQRRKRVFHSM from the exons atgCAGAATGAAATGTCTGTCACAGAATTCATCCTCCTGGGGTTCTCCAGCAACccagctctgcggcactgcctcTTTGGCATTTTCTCTGTCCTCTACTCTGCCACTCTGATGGGAAACACACTTGTCTTTGTGCTTATCTGCCTGGACTACCGCCTCCACAGCCCCAGGTACTTCTTCTTCTGCTACCTCTCCATCATGGACATCTGCTACGCCTCCAACAATGTCC ATATGCTGAGGAACCTCCTTGGACAAGGCAGAATCATCTCCTTTGCTGGGTGTGGGACATAGATACgtctttatttaatttttgcacTTACACAGTGTGTACTGCTGGCCGTGACGTCTTACAATCACTTTGTGGCAATCTGCCATCCCTTCTGCTATGCTGTTATCATGAACTGGAGGGTGTGCCTCACCCTTAATGCAGTTTCATGGGCTTTTGGGTTCCTATTTGGCACACTACAAGCCTCTCTGGCTTTACACCTGCCTTTCTGCAGCCCCTGCGAGGTTGACCACTTCTTCAGTGAAATCCTTGCTGTCTTAAAGCTGGCCTGCATTGACACTACTGCCAATAAAGTCCTGATCTTTGCTGTTTGTGTGTGCTTCCTCGTCTTTGCTTTAGCCTTAATCCTAACTTCCTACCTACACATCCTGTCCACCATTCTGCACATCAGCTCTGCGGCAGGATGGAACAAAACCTTCTCCACCTGTGGCTTCCACCTGACAGTGGTGGGTCTGTTTTATGGAAATGCCATCTTCATGTACATGGGGCCTGGGAGTGGTAACTCATCTGGGAGGGAGAAagttctttcccttttccataGTCTCCTCAGCCCCAGTTTGAACCCCCTGACTTACAGTCTGAGGAACAAGCAGGTGAAGCAAGCCTTGCTGAagtttcagagaaggaaaagagtttTTCATTCCATGTAG